The following coding sequences are from one Wenzhouxiangella sp. AB-CW3 window:
- the dgcA gene encoding N-acetyl-D-Glu racemase DgcA, with protein MRQVTLRCENWNLHSPFIITGHVFTVAEILYVEIADDRHVGRGEASGVYYLGETAQSMLEQAESVRSALEGGAGREVLLSLLPAGGARNAIDCALWDLEARRSGQRVWELAGISPRAITTFQTVSLDSPDRMAAAASRIAGEKIKVKLDGDQALERIAAVRRARQQAEIIVDANQGWTFEQLQTLAPAFRDLRIAMIEQPLPRGDDEVLEDYMPPLPLCADESCLDRSEFEVAASRYQMINIKLDKTGGLTEALALARLARDHGLELMVGNMVGTSLAMAPGYVVAQLCRYADLDGPLLLESDRECAMSFEKGRVSPPQKALWG; from the coding sequence ATGCGCCAGGTCACTCTACGTTGCGAGAACTGGAATCTCCATTCTCCATTCATCATTACCGGCCATGTCTTCACCGTAGCCGAGATCCTGTATGTGGAGATCGCCGATGACAGGCATGTGGGCCGGGGAGAGGCCAGCGGCGTCTATTACCTGGGCGAGACCGCCCAGAGCATGCTCGAGCAGGCCGAAAGCGTTCGCTCGGCCCTGGAGGGCGGTGCCGGACGGGAAGTGCTGCTGTCGCTTCTGCCGGCGGGCGGGGCGCGCAATGCGATCGACTGCGCCCTGTGGGATCTGGAGGCTCGCCGTAGCGGCCAGCGCGTGTGGGAACTGGCTGGGATCAGCCCTCGCGCTATCACCACATTCCAGACCGTCAGTCTGGACTCGCCTGACCGCATGGCCGCCGCGGCCAGCCGAATTGCCGGAGAGAAGATCAAGGTCAAACTCGACGGCGATCAGGCACTGGAGCGAATTGCCGCGGTACGCCGTGCCCGTCAGCAGGCCGAGATCATCGTCGACGCGAACCAGGGCTGGACCTTTGAACAACTGCAGACACTGGCACCGGCATTTCGTGATCTGAGGATCGCCATGATCGAGCAGCCACTGCCCCGCGGCGACGATGAAGTGCTGGAGGACTATATGCCGCCATTGCCCTTGTGCGCCGATGAGTCCTGCCTGGATCGCTCAGAGTTCGAGGTAGCTGCCAGCCGATACCAGATGATCAACATCAAGCTCGACAAGACGGGCGGGCTGACGGAGGCCCTGGCGCTGGCCCGACTGGCCAGGGATCACGGCCTGGAACTGATGGTCGGCAACATGGTGGGAACCTCCCTGGCCATGGCGCCGGGCTATGTCGTTGCCCAGCTGTGCCGATACGCCGATCTGGACGGCCCCCTGTTGCTGGAAAGCGACCGCGAATGTGCCATGTCGTTCGAGAAGGGCCGTGTTTCACCCCCGCAAAAAGCGCTTTGGGGCTGA
- a CDS encoding carboxyl transferase domain-containing protein — MPRLDTQINRKDPDFVARDKHHRGLAEQLREKLEQTALGGPERSRQKHLDRGKLLPRERVRTLLDPGSPFLEVAPLAADGMYDDAAPGAGVIAGIGRVAGVECMVVANDATVKGGTYYPITVKKHLRAQEIALENNLPCIYLVDSGGAFLPLQDEVFPDRDHFGRIFYNQARLSAKNIPQIAVVMGSCTAGGAYVPAMCDEAVIVREQGTIFLGGPPLVKAATGEEVDAETLGGADVHTRLSGVADHFAENDTHALAIARDLVADLNRSEPAVQPEAETVEPAHPIDDLYGILPDDTRYPFEVREIIARIVDGSEFSEFKARYGTTLVCGFARIHGYKVGIVANNGILFSESALKGAHFIQLCNQRNIPLVFLQNITGFMVGKKYEQSGIARDGAKMVTAVACSHVPKFTVVIGGSFGAGNYAMCGRAYQPRFLWMWPNARISVMGGEQAASVLSTVRRDALESRGEEWPAEDEEQFKAPIRDQYEHQGHPYYASARLWDDGIIDPVDTRRALGLALAAAANAPIERERFGVFRM; from the coding sequence ATGCCGCGGCTGGATACGCAGATCAACCGCAAGGATCCGGATTTCGTTGCTCGCGACAAGCATCATCGCGGCCTCGCCGAGCAGTTGCGCGAGAAGCTTGAGCAGACTGCGCTGGGCGGGCCTGAGCGCTCGCGTCAGAAGCATCTGGACCGCGGCAAGCTGCTGCCCAGGGAGCGTGTGCGCACGCTGCTTGATCCCGGCAGTCCCTTTCTGGAGGTCGCACCGCTGGCGGCCGACGGCATGTATGACGATGCCGCGCCGGGGGCCGGAGTTATCGCCGGCATCGGCCGCGTGGCCGGTGTCGAGTGCATGGTGGTGGCCAATGACGCCACCGTGAAAGGCGGCACCTACTATCCGATCACGGTCAAGAAGCACCTGCGCGCCCAGGAGATTGCACTGGAAAACAATCTGCCGTGCATCTACCTGGTCGACTCCGGCGGCGCCTTCCTGCCGTTGCAGGACGAGGTGTTTCCCGATCGCGACCACTTCGGGCGCATTTTCTACAACCAGGCCAGATTGTCGGCAAAGAACATCCCGCAGATCGCCGTGGTGATGGGCTCGTGTACAGCCGGCGGCGCCTATGTGCCGGCCATGTGCGACGAAGCCGTCATCGTCAGGGAACAGGGCACGATTTTTCTCGGTGGCCCGCCGCTGGTGAAAGCCGCCACCGGCGAGGAAGTCGATGCCGAAACACTGGGCGGTGCGGACGTACATACCCGGCTGTCGGGCGTGGCTGATCACTTTGCCGAAAACGATACCCACGCCCTGGCCATCGCGCGCGACCTGGTGGCCGATCTCAATCGATCTGAGCCGGCGGTTCAGCCGGAAGCAGAGACCGTGGAGCCGGCACACCCGATCGACGATCTTTACGGCATTCTGCCCGACGACACCCGCTACCCGTTTGAAGTGCGCGAGATCATCGCCCGCATCGTCGACGGCAGCGAATTTTCGGAGTTCAAGGCGCGCTATGGCACGACGCTGGTATGCGGCTTTGCCCGCATCCATGGCTACAAGGTCGGCATTGTGGCCAACAACGGCATCCTCTTTTCCGAATCGGCCCTGAAAGGCGCGCATTTCATTCAGCTTTGCAACCAGCGCAATATCCCGCTGGTATTCCTGCAGAACATCACCGGCTTCATGGTCGGCAAGAAATACGAACAATCGGGCATTGCCCGTGACGGCGCCAAGATGGTCACGGCCGTGGCCTGCTCGCACGTTCCGAAGTTCACCGTTGTCATTGGTGGCTCGTTCGGTGCCGGCAATTACGCCATGTGCGGTCGCGCCTACCAGCCTCGCTTCCTGTGGATGTGGCCCAATGCCAGGATCTCGGTGATGGGCGGCGAACAGGCTGCCAGTGTGCTCTCCACCGTGCGACGCGACGCTCTGGAGTCGCGCGGAGAAGAGTGGCCGGCCGAGGACGAAGAGCAGTTCAAAGCACCCATTCGCGACCAGTACGAACACCAGGGCCACCCCTACTACGCCAGCGCACGCCTGTGGGATGACGGCATCATCGACCCGGTCGATACCCGCCGCGCCCTCGGCCTGGCCCTGGCTGCTGCGGCCAATGCACCGATCGAACGCGAGCGGTTTGGTGTGTTTCGGATGTAG
- a CDS encoding sensor domain-containing diguanylate cyclase, translating to MRSVSIACIALWILSAGSLFAAEPGIEIDFLDDKTDPGEILPQDGHWEAAEPPGALSNRHRWWRLRVDLPDTGEPHVLVLREAFDGQLTIFLPPEYQPQILGGFRTEPPLIGSLHRMTLALPEQAAEQPVFVRVDSARNQPIGVDIQPRASWRQDDMTRVRYTSAIAAGSLALALACALFAWALRRRAFLLMAVWVLSGAFYFQVMSGEVTGWWPWATSGQDLMRLNSVIMNIGIVAGYMAMYRFLEIRRHFRILNHVFRLLLLLAGFAVLINIVAGGSWLASQVINIVLLLLAGTTLTAALFLTMRPGSQAWFFLVGWGAPTAAGMARAWYFMTIQGTPVWLEYLHPIAHLSGAMVLLLATARATRYAEREMRDAQSRARTDPLTGLPNRAALDSTLKALVRSTEHIGRPLSLLFLDIDHFKPINDRHGHAMGDACLKHLARILLRHVRMNDLVARYGGEEFVLVLEADRDTASRIAEELRQAVAGEGEVVDGTAIGMTVSIGVAEHRPGESVEKLMARADKALYRAKRGGRNRVVIADQPRLTRGALP from the coding sequence GTGCGCAGCGTCTCGATTGCCTGTATCGCCTTGTGGATACTGTCTGCGGGCAGCCTGTTTGCTGCCGAGCCGGGCATCGAGATCGATTTTCTCGACGACAAGACCGATCCCGGCGAGATCCTCCCGCAAGACGGCCACTGGGAAGCGGCCGAGCCACCGGGCGCGCTGTCGAACCGACACCGATGGTGGCGACTGCGGGTCGACCTGCCCGACACCGGCGAGCCTCATGTCCTGGTTCTGCGCGAGGCTTTCGATGGCCAGCTGACGATTTTCCTGCCGCCTGAGTATCAGCCCCAGATCCTGGGGGGATTCAGAACGGAGCCGCCCCTGATCGGCTCCCTGCACCGCATGACCCTGGCCCTGCCGGAGCAGGCTGCGGAGCAGCCGGTGTTCGTGCGTGTCGACTCGGCGCGGAATCAGCCCATCGGAGTCGATATCCAGCCGCGCGCCAGCTGGCGCCAGGACGATATGACGCGCGTTCGCTATACCTCGGCAATTGCCGCCGGCTCGCTGGCCCTGGCACTTGCATGCGCCTTGTTTGCATGGGCCCTGCGCCGCCGGGCATTCCTGCTCATGGCCGTGTGGGTACTGTCCGGGGCCTTTTATTTCCAGGTCATGTCCGGAGAGGTGACTGGCTGGTGGCCCTGGGCGACCTCGGGCCAGGACCTGATGCGCCTTAACAGCGTGATCATGAACATCGGCATCGTCGCCGGTTACATGGCGATGTACCGCTTTCTCGAGATCCGACGGCATTTCCGGATCCTCAATCATGTTTTCCGCCTCCTGCTACTGCTGGCCGGGTTTGCCGTGCTCATCAACATCGTTGCCGGCGGCTCCTGGCTGGCCTCACAGGTCATCAATATCGTGTTGCTCCTGCTGGCCGGCACAACACTGACAGCCGCTCTCTTTCTGACCATGCGGCCGGGCAGCCAGGCCTGGTTCTTTCTTGTCGGATGGGGCGCACCAACGGCCGCAGGCATGGCGCGAGCCTGGTATTTCATGACCATACAGGGGACCCCCGTATGGCTGGAGTACCTGCACCCCATCGCTCATCTCAGTGGCGCGATGGTCTTGCTGCTTGCCACGGCTCGCGCGACCCGCTATGCCGAAAGAGAGATGCGGGATGCCCAGTCGCGCGCGCGAACCGACCCGCTGACCGGACTTCCCAACCGTGCTGCCCTGGACTCCACGCTGAAGGCCCTGGTAAGAAGCACCGAGCATATTGGTCGGCCATTGAGCCTGCTGTTCCTGGACATTGATCATTTCAAGCCCATCAACGACCGACACGGTCATGCCATGGGCGATGCCTGCCTGAAGCACCTGGCCCGCATACTGCTCAGACATGTGCGCATGAACGATCTGGTCGCACGATACGGCGGCGAAGAATTTGTACTGGTGCTGGAGGCCGACCGCGACACCGCTAGCCGAATCGCCGAGGAATTGCGACAAGCCGTGGCCGGGGAGGGCGAGGTCGTCGATGGCACCGCGATCGGAATGACAGTTTCCATTGGCGTTGCCGAGCATCGGCCAGGCGAGTCGGTGGAAAAACTGATGGCACGTGCCGACAAGGCACTGTACCGGGCCAAGCGCGGAGGTCGCAACAGGGTTGTGATCGCCGATCAACCCCGACTGACAAGAGGAGCATTGCCATGA
- a CDS encoding DUF1611 domain-containing protein, protein MSETTRIRLNAPYLLLIGTESRPTFAKTAMGLVQWCPDKVIGQLRFEGCELDLGVPDVSVTEAARSDCGSLVVGVAPVGGKVPDSWWSVMEQAARAGIDVVSGLHLRLDDHPGLVAAAKAGNARLIDVRIPPADLPVGSGKPRSGRRILTVGADCAIGKKYTALALHRALARAGADATYRATGQTGIMIAGEGIPIDSVVADFISGAAEVLSPDNQPDHFDIIEGQGSIFHPGYSGVALGLLHGSQPDGFVVCHDPLRESVSGWPHFGLPSLEEVMDAHVRMGQRTNARIRCVGISVNTSSLSTEDRATCLKQLARQTGLPCVDPLIDGCDAIARHLLDELTGR, encoded by the coding sequence ATGTCCGAGACGACCCGAATCCGACTCAATGCGCCCTACCTGTTGCTGATCGGCACCGAATCCCGACCCACTTTTGCCAAGACCGCCATGGGCCTGGTGCAGTGGTGCCCGGACAAGGTGATCGGACAGCTGCGCTTCGAAGGCTGCGAGCTGGATCTGGGTGTGCCCGACGTGAGTGTGACCGAAGCGGCCCGGTCCGACTGCGGCAGTCTGGTCGTGGGGGTTGCACCCGTAGGCGGCAAGGTGCCGGACTCGTGGTGGAGCGTGATGGAACAGGCCGCTCGCGCCGGCATCGATGTTGTCAGCGGCCTGCATCTGCGCCTGGACGATCATCCAGGTCTGGTCGCCGCCGCCAAGGCCGGCAACGCCCGTCTGATCGACGTTCGTATACCACCCGCCGATCTCCCCGTAGGCAGCGGCAAGCCGCGCTCGGGTCGACGCATACTAACCGTCGGCGCCGATTGCGCCATCGGCAAGAAGTACACGGCCCTGGCGCTCCACCGCGCGCTCGCCCGGGCCGGGGCTGATGCCACCTACCGGGCAACCGGGCAGACCGGCATCATGATTGCCGGCGAAGGCATCCCCATCGACTCCGTGGTTGCGGATTTCATCTCCGGTGCCGCCGAGGTGCTGTCGCCGGACAATCAACCCGATCACTTCGACATCATCGAGGGCCAGGGCTCGATTTTTCATCCCGGCTACTCCGGCGTGGCCCTGGGCCTGCTCCATGGTTCGCAGCCCGACGGCTTTGTCGTCTGCCACGATCCCCTGCGTGAAAGCGTCTCCGGCTGGCCGCATTTCGGCCTGCCGTCGCTCGAGGAGGTGATGGACGCTCATGTGCGCATGGGGCAACGCACCAACGCCCGCATCCGGTGTGTCGGCATCTCGGTCAACACTTCCAGCCTGTCGACCGAAGATCGGGCCACCTGCCTGAAGCAGCTTGCACGGCAAACCGGCCTGCCCTGCGTCGATCCGCTGATCGACGGATGCGATGCCATCGCCCGCCACCTGCTGGACGAATTGACCGGACGATAA
- a CDS encoding acetyl/propionyl/methylcrotonyl-CoA carboxylase subunit alpha, whose amino-acid sequence MFRSILIANRGEIACRIIATCRRLGVETVAVYSDADARARHVRLADRAVHIGPAPARDSYLSIDRIIQAANDTGAEAIHPGYGFLAENADFARAVREAGITLIGPSPETMDLMGSKAAAKAKMETADVPLIPGYHGDNQSDDKLMAEAERVGFPLMLKAAAGGGGKGMRVVKSRNDFAEALQAARREASGAFGDERMILERYLERPRHIEAQVFADTHGHTVHLFERDCSSQRRHQKIIEEAPAANLDDSIRQNLLAAAVRAAEAVDYVGAGTVEFMVDGGEFFFLEMNTRLQVEHPVTECITGLDLVEWQLRVAAGEKLPLAQNDIRVNGHAMEARIYAEDAEQGFVPSTGTIGQLNLPTGDHVRVDSGVEAGDEVSMHYDPMIAKLIVHDHSRAACLARLNQALAASFVSGPTTNLGFLQALAGSDVFAEARLDTGLLDRDLAAVFEKREPPAEVIAAAAGRWLLEQESASSGRTPWDHCDSWRLGSPATRSLDLEYGNGRHLIEARGESGRYELQLDGDNLTVDLAEVDTDTFRLTANGQSRRLQIHSADEHALEICLDNHRWRLTRHARFEAITDAGGGDGRLVAPMPGKVLEIRTEAGAEVSEGDTLLIMEAMKMELAIKAPIDGQVDQLAVAAGDLVEADAVLLEITSGE is encoded by the coding sequence ATGTTCCGTAGCATTCTTATAGCCAACCGCGGCGAGATCGCTTGCCGCATCATCGCCACCTGCCGCCGTCTGGGCGTGGAAACCGTGGCCGTGTATTCCGATGCCGATGCCCGTGCCCGCCACGTGCGTCTGGCCGATCGGGCCGTTCATATCGGCCCGGCACCGGCGCGCGACTCCTATCTTTCCATCGACAGAATCATACAGGCGGCAAATGATACCGGCGCAGAGGCTATCCATCCCGGATACGGCTTTCTGGCCGAGAATGCCGACTTTGCCCGCGCCGTGCGCGAAGCCGGCATCACACTGATCGGCCCGTCACCCGAGACCATGGACCTGATGGGTTCCAAGGCCGCCGCCAAGGCAAAAATGGAAACCGCCGATGTGCCGCTGATTCCCGGCTACCACGGCGATAACCAATCCGACGACAAGTTGATGGCCGAGGCCGAACGGGTCGGCTTTCCGCTGATGCTCAAGGCGGCCGCCGGCGGTGGCGGCAAGGGCATGCGCGTGGTCAAATCCAGAAACGACTTTGCGGAGGCCCTCCAGGCCGCTCGTCGCGAAGCCTCCGGCGCCTTCGGCGACGAGCGCATGATTCTCGAACGCTACCTGGAGCGTCCGCGCCATATCGAAGCACAGGTTTTTGCCGATACCCACGGCCATACCGTGCACCTGTTCGAACGCGACTGCTCCAGCCAGCGCCGGCATCAGAAGATCATCGAGGAAGCCCCGGCAGCCAACCTGGACGACTCCATCCGTCAGAACCTGCTTGCCGCCGCTGTCCGTGCGGCCGAAGCGGTGGACTATGTCGGTGCCGGCACCGTGGAGTTCATGGTCGACGGTGGCGAATTCTTCTTTCTTGAGATGAATACCCGTCTGCAGGTCGAACACCCGGTCACCGAATGCATCACCGGCCTGGACCTGGTCGAGTGGCAGCTGCGCGTGGCCGCCGGAGAAAAGCTGCCGCTGGCCCAAAACGACATCCGGGTCAACGGTCATGCCATGGAGGCGCGTATCTACGCCGAGGATGCCGAACAGGGATTTGTGCCCTCCACCGGCACCATCGGTCAACTCAATCTGCCGACCGGCGACCATGTTCGCGTCGACTCCGGCGTGGAGGCCGGCGACGAAGTCAGCATGCATTATGACCCGATGATCGCCAAGCTCATCGTTCACGACCATTCGCGCGCTGCCTGCCTGGCCCGTCTCAACCAGGCACTGGCCGCAAGCTTCGTGTCCGGCCCGACCACCAACCTGGGCTTTCTGCAGGCGCTGGCCGGATCGGATGTGTTTGCCGAAGCCAGGCTGGATACCGGGCTGCTCGACCGCGATCTCGCAGCCGTTTTCGAGAAGCGCGAACCACCGGCCGAAGTCATTGCGGCTGCCGCCGGCCGCTGGCTGCTTGAGCAGGAAAGCGCCTCGTCCGGCCGTACCCCCTGGGACCACTGCGACAGCTGGCGTCTGGGCTCTCCGGCCACCCGATCTCTGGACCTGGAGTATGGCAATGGCCGCCACCTGATCGAGGCCAGGGGCGAGAGCGGCCGCTACGAGTTGCAGCTCGACGGCGACAACCTGACCGTGGATCTCGCTGAAGTCGACACGGACACCTTTCGACTGACCGCCAACGGTCAGTCCCGTCGTCTGCAGATCCATTCGGCCGACGAGCATGCGCTGGAAATCTGCCTGGACAACCATCGCTGGCGCCTGACTCGCCATGCCCGCTTCGAAGCCATCACCGATGCCGGCGGCGGCGACGGCCGACTGGTCGCCCCCATGCCCGGCAAGGTGCTCGAGATCCGTACCGAAGCCGGCGCAGAGGTCAGCGAAGGCGACACCCTGTTGATCATGGAAGCCATGAAAATGGAGCTGGCCATCAAGGCGCCCATCGACGGACAGGTGGACCAGCTCGCGGTGGCAGCCGGCGACCTGGTGGAGGCCGACGCGGTGCTGCTGGAGATTACTTCGGGCGAATAA
- a CDS encoding enoyl-CoA hydratase-related protein, producing the protein MTELLTLTTNDRGVATLTLNRPEVHNAFNAELIVQLSDTFDQVAEQARVLVLTGKGHSFSAGADLNWMRAMAEATEDENRRDAENLAAMLRKLDQLPCPTIARVNGHAFGGGVGLIACCDMAVAIETARFGLTEVRLGLAPATIAPFVVPKIGVKHARRFMLTGERMDVDTAIRIGLVTAAVPAAHLDGHVHDLIDLLLAGGPKAQGRVKELIRTIATHASDPAELDRQTSQMIASLRVSSEGQEGLNAFLEKRKPSWTEG; encoded by the coding sequence ATGACTGAACTACTGACACTGACAACCAACGACCGTGGCGTGGCGACGCTGACGCTCAACCGACCCGAAGTGCACAACGCTTTCAACGCCGAGTTGATCGTGCAGTTGAGTGACACGTTCGATCAGGTGGCCGAGCAGGCGCGTGTTCTTGTTCTGACGGGCAAGGGGCATTCGTTTTCTGCCGGGGCAGACCTCAACTGGATGCGGGCCATGGCCGAAGCCACGGAGGACGAGAACCGCAGGGATGCCGAGAACCTCGCTGCCATGCTGCGCAAGCTCGATCAATTGCCCTGCCCGACCATTGCCCGGGTCAATGGTCATGCCTTTGGCGGGGGTGTTGGGCTGATTGCCTGCTGCGACATGGCCGTGGCCATAGAGACCGCCCGGTTTGGGCTGACCGAGGTTCGGCTGGGGCTGGCGCCGGCTACCATCGCGCCCTTCGTGGTGCCGAAGATCGGCGTCAAGCATGCACGACGTTTCATGCTTACCGGTGAACGCATGGACGTCGACACCGCCATTCGCATCGGCCTGGTGACCGCCGCGGTGCCCGCGGCCCATCTCGATGGGCATGTCCACGACCTGATCGACCTCCTGCTGGCCGGCGGACCAAAAGCCCAGGGCCGCGTCAAGGAACTGATTCGCACCATTGCGACTCATGCCAGCGACCCAGCCGAGCTGGACCGCCAGACCTCGCAGATGATCGCCTCACTGCGGGTTTCCAGCGAAGGCCAGGAAGGCCTGAATGCCTTCCTCGAGAAGCGAAAGCCGTCATGGACTGAAGGATAG
- a CDS encoding P-II family nitrogen regulator, translating into MGLKLIVAFVEPDRTEELLAEARKVGAGGATVMSHARGEGRNTVKGVFGLEIAAQRDVLLMLVDQSRAERVLRRLAEVGEFDDRPGTGIALKLDVEDALGVRDQMADVLKRT; encoded by the coding sequence ATGGGACTCAAACTGATCGTTGCTTTCGTGGAGCCGGATCGAACCGAGGAGCTGTTGGCCGAAGCGCGCAAGGTCGGCGCCGGCGGTGCGACTGTCATGAGCCATGCCCGAGGCGAGGGCAGGAACACGGTCAAGGGAGTCTTCGGCCTGGAAATCGCGGCCCAGCGCGATGTGCTCTTGATGCTGGTGGACCAATCCCGTGCCGAACGGGTGCTCAGGCGATTGGCCGAGGTCGGAGAGTTCGACGACCGTCCGGGCACCGGCATCGCCCTCAAGCTCGATGTTGAAGACGCGCTGGGCGTTCGCGATCAGATGGCCGATGTGCTCAAGCGCACCTGA
- a CDS encoding P-II family nitrogen regulator codes for MNFKLIMAMIDDQKVEAVMEAARAAGASGATIIPQARGQGLHRHLTFFGLEYLGARNILLYLVEASRSAAVMDAITEAGELDESKHTGVALELDVSRATGLGDHIKALQEQG; via the coding sequence ATGAACTTCAAACTGATTATGGCCATGATCGATGACCAGAAGGTCGAGGCCGTCATGGAAGCAGCTCGTGCAGCGGGGGCATCCGGTGCCACGATCATTCCCCAGGCCCGTGGCCAGGGGCTGCACCGACACCTGACCTTCTTCGGCCTCGAGTACCTCGGGGCGCGCAATATCCTGCTGTATTTGGTCGAAGCCAGTCGATCCGCCGCGGTGATGGATGCAATCACCGAGGCCGGCGAGCTCGACGAGAGCAAGCACACCGGGGTGGCGTTGGAACTCGATGTCAGTCGCGCGACCGGTCTGGGCGATCACATCAAGGCGCTGCAGGAGCAGGGCTGA